The sequence below is a genomic window from Elusimicrobiales bacterium.
TCATAACCGTGCGCGTGCCGCCCGCCGCGCCCAACGGCTGGCCGGTAACATACCGCTTTGATTACGACGCGCAGCGCAACGCTTTCACCCCGATAAACACGGAGGCGCAAAATCTGTCCGCCGCGGAAAAGCCGGCAGACAAAACTCCGCCCAAAAAGGCCGCCTCCGCCCCGAAACCGAAAGCCAAATCCAAGCGGAAGCTGCCGGTAATGGCCGAGCCCTCCGATTCAGAAGGCGACGAGGAGCCGCCAAAAGAGGATTTTGAATCGGCCCCCGCGCGCAAACGCAAAATGATCACCCCGATGCAGTTGCCGGCTTTCAAAGACTCCCAGAATAAGAACCAGGACGCCGACGGAGAATAGCGCCCGGTCAGTTGCGCCATCCAATCCCATTCGCAACAGCGCAAGCCCGCCTAAAACCGGCGGGCTTGCGCTGTTGCGGCTGCAAGAGGACGCGAGACCCGGTTTTCCCGGCGGGCGGATTTAGGCTACAATATTGCGGTGAAAGAGATTCCCCTCTCCGCATTCTCCGGCAAGGCGGTCATCCTGGGCGTCGGCAACGACATGCGCGGCGACGACGGCGCGGGACCGGCGCTTGTCAAGCTGCTGTCCGGCAAATGCCCCGGCATAACCCTCATTGACGGCGGCCAGACGCCGGAGAACAAGGCTTTTGAGATAATACGGCTAAAGCCCTCGTCGCTGGTAATCGTTGATGCCGCCGATATGGGCCTCAAACCCGGACAAACCGCGCTTATTGACGGGGAAAACATCAGCAATGTCTCTTTCTCGTCGCACGCGCTGCCGCTTACGGTTTTGACGTCTTACCTTGAACGCGAAATCCCGGGGCTGA
It includes:
- a CDS encoding hydrogenase 3 maturation endopeptidase HyCI; its protein translation is MKEIPLSAFSGKAVILGVGNDMRGDDGAGPALVKLLSGKCPGITLIDGGQTPENKAFEIIRLKPSSLVIVDAADMGLKPGQTALIDGENISNVSFSSHALPLTVLTSYLEREIPGLKVYIAGIQPKTTAFGGRLSREARAAIKNLAGRILNAQRA